Within uncultured Roseibium sp., the genomic segment CCGGTCGCGGCCAAGAAATGCATGAGTGAAGAGCAGTTCACCTCACTTCATCAGGATGACCCGGATTACCTCGACAGTCTCCTGCTCTGGAAGAACCTCGGCGCACGGCTGCCGGCGTACACCAACGCCTGGAACGCCGTGAAGGCTCAGTAACAAAACAGCCCCGGGTCTGGACGCCCAGGCCCGGGATCTGCCTGGAGACCGGAATGACCGAGATCGTTCGGATAGAAAATCTGTCGAAGCATTTTGGCAACGTCATCGGCGTGGACCAGCTCGACCTGAGCATCAACGCCGGCGAGTTCGTGACCCTGCTCGGCCCGTCGGGCTGCGGAAAATCGACCCTGCTGCGCATGATCGGCGGCTTTGAGGAGCCCGACCGACGGCCGCATCTGGCTGGATGGCAAGGACGTTTCGCACCTTCCTCCCAACAAGCGGGAAGTGAACATGGTCTTCCAGGACTATGCCCTGTTTCCGCACATGACGGTCGGCAGGAACGTCGGCTACGGCCTGCGGGTCTCGGGCGTCGCCAAAGCGGAGATCGAACAACGCGCCCGCGAAGCGCTCGGCCTTGTCGGCCTGGCCGAAAAATACGACTCCAAACCCCATGAATTGTCGGGCGGGCAGCGCCAGCGCGTTGCCCTGGCACGGGCATTGGTCCGCCGTCCGAAGGTTCTCCTCCTCGACGAACCGCTGTCCGCGCTGGACGCAAATCTGCGCGAAGCCATGCAGGTCGAGCTTCGTCACCTTCACCAGAAGGTCGGCCTGACCTTCATCATGGTGACCCATGACCAGGACGAAGCCCTCGCCATGGCCGACCGGGTGCTGGTGATGCGCAGCGGCAAGGTGGTTCAGGACGGAACGCCCGACGACCTCTACGACCGCCCGGCGAACCCCTATGTGGCCGGGTTTGTCGGAACCACGAATTTGTTCGAGTCAGCGGTGGAAGCCGGACGCGTCGACTGCTTTGGGCAGGTGTTGTCGCTCCCCGGTCATCTCTCGTCCCGCAAGAACGGCCTGTTCGGCTTCCGCCCGGAAAAGGTTCAGGTTCTGGACACCGACTCCGCTCAAGCCGCCAACGTTCTGCAAGGGACGGTGGAAGAGGTGCTCTATCACGGCTCCATGGCGCGGATCGTTCTCAAGCTGCCCAAGGGAACGATCCTCCTGGAGTTGCAGAACAGGCATCTCGGCGGACGATCCGGACTGCCGCGAAACGGAACGGCCCTCTCGGTCACGGTCGATCCGGAGGCGATCATGGTCTTCGATGCGGAGGCCGCGGCATGATCACCGCCCAACGTCTTCGATCGGGACTTGTCCTGTCCCCGCCGATCCTGTGGACGATCGTGTTCATGTTCGTGCCCTACACGATCCTGCTCGTCTACTCGTTCTGGAAAACCCAATACCCGATCTTCGTCCCGGCCTTCCAGTTCGGCAACTACATCGAGCTGGTGCGCGACCCGCAATATGTCCGCGTTCTTCTGCGCACCCTCAAGATCGCCGGCCTGGTCAGTTTCCTCGCGCTGCTGCTGGCCTATCCTTACGCCTATTTCCTGGTGTTCAAGGTCAAGAACGCCTCGGCCCGCACAGCACTCTACATGGCCGTCGTCGCCCCTCTCTGGGTCAGCTATCTGCTGCGGGCCTATACCTGGAAGACGATCCTGGGAACGCAAGGCATCCTCAATTCCTTCCTGATGTCCACCGGCGTGATCAGTGAGCCGTCGTCGATCTTCCTCTACAATCAGGCAGCGATGGTGCTCACGCTCACCTACGTCTTCATCCCCTTCATGGTGATGCCGATCTACGCCGCCCTGGAGAAGATCCCCGTGTCGCTGAAAGAGGCGTCCGCCGATCTCGGCGAAGGCCGTCTTGCCACCTTCTGGAAAGTGACCTTCCCC encodes:
- a CDS encoding ABC transporter ATP-binding protein, whose product is MRSPTDGRIWLDGKDVSHLPPNKREVNMVFQDYALFPHMTVGRNVGYGLRVSGVAKAEIEQRAREALGLVGLAEKYDSKPHELSGGQRQRVALARALVRRPKVLLLDEPLSALDANLREAMQVELRHLHQKVGLTFIMVTHDQDEALAMADRVLVMRSGKVVQDGTPDDLYDRPANPYVAGFVGTTNLFESAVEAGRVDCFGQVLSLPGHLSSRKNGLFGFRPEKVQVLDTDSAQAANVLQGTVEEVLYHGSMARIVLKLPKGTILLELQNRHLGGRSGLPRNGTALSVTVDPEAIMVFDAEAAA
- a CDS encoding ABC transporter permease, whose amino-acid sequence is MITAQRLRSGLVLSPPILWTIVFMFVPYTILLVYSFWKTQYPIFVPAFQFGNYIELVRDPQYVRVLLRTLKIAGLVSFLALLLAYPYAYFLVFKVKNASARTALYMAVVAPLWVSYLLRAYTWKTILGTQGILNSFLMSTGVISEPSSIFLYNQAAMVLTLTYVFIPFMVMPIYAALEKIPVSLKEASADLGEGRLATFWKVTFPLSMTGVVAGFTMTFCLSFGDFIAPFLVGGPDGIMIANVIASQFGAALNWPLGSALALVMLVIVLGIISASDRFERLGAGRLS